In Candidatus Pelagibacter sp. RS39, the following proteins share a genomic window:
- a CDS encoding electron transfer flavoprotein subunit alpha/FixB family protein — protein MSVLLIAEHNNKELKPFTLNAVTAASQMDTDLHAVIIGHNCGDAAKKLSELPLIKKVFQVEAAHYENFVAENFAPVIVKLAESYSHIVCSANTFGKNLMPRIAASLDTSQVSDIIKVISADTFLRPIYAGNAFATVKSKDPKKCITIRPTSFDPCESSGGSAPIEKAEPSEEFNNTKFIKREEIKSDRPELGTARVVVSGGRGMQSGDNFKLITSVADKLNAAIGASRAAVDAGYISNDHQVGQTGKVVVPDLYIAIGISGAIQHLAGMKESKVIVAINKDGEAPIFSVADYGLEADLFEAIPQFIEELNKLNTIQK, from the coding sequence ATGTCAGTTTTATTAATTGCAGAACATAACAATAAAGAATTAAAACCATTTACTCTTAATGCTGTAACTGCAGCTTCTCAAATGGATACCGATCTTCATGCTGTAATTATTGGTCATAACTGTGGAGATGCAGCAAAAAAATTATCAGAACTACCCTTAATCAAAAAAGTGTTTCAAGTAGAAGCGGCCCATTACGAAAACTTCGTTGCAGAAAACTTTGCACCGGTAATTGTGAAGTTGGCAGAGAGTTACTCTCATATTGTATGTTCAGCTAATACTTTTGGTAAAAATTTGATGCCAAGAATTGCAGCTTCTTTAGACACTTCTCAAGTCAGTGATATTATTAAGGTAATTTCTGCGGATACGTTTTTAAGACCTATTTATGCTGGAAATGCTTTCGCAACTGTAAAAAGTAAAGATCCAAAAAAATGTATAACCATTAGGCCAACTTCTTTTGATCCATGCGAAAGTTCAGGTGGATCTGCACCAATTGAAAAAGCTGAGCCAAGTGAAGAGTTTAATAATACCAAATTTATAAAAAGAGAAGAAATTAAGTCAGACAGACCGGAACTAGGAACTGCAAGAGTGGTTGTTTCTGGAGGAAGAGGAATGCAAAGTGGTGATAATTTTAAATTAATCACATCGGTTGCTGACAAATTAAATGCTGCAATCGGAGCATCAAGAGCAGCTGTGGATGCTGGATATATAAGCAACGATCATCAAGTAGGTCAAACTGGAAAAGTTGTAGTTCCAGATTTATATATCGCAATTGGTATTTCTGGTGCAATTCAGCATTTAGCTGGAATGAAAGAAAGCAAGGTGATCGTAGCAATCAATAAGGATGGTGAAGCTCCAATTTTTAGTGTTGCAGACTACGGTCTAGAAGCTGATCTGTTTGAGGCAATTCCCCAATTTATTGAGGAACTGAACAAATTAAACACTATACAAAAATAA